A region of Culicoides brevitarsis isolate CSIRO-B50_1 chromosome 1, AGI_CSIRO_Cbre_v1, whole genome shotgun sequence DNA encodes the following proteins:
- the LOC134837342 gene encoding glycosyltransferase 25 family member-like: protein MKKLLKFLIVFVTINSIYCDNSLETQKKDPSLLIVTLIRNKAHTLPYFFSYLEHQDYAKDRISLWFKSDHNEDDSIKITEAWINSTSHLYHNVQFYQEGAPRRRKTENNLYHWSDERYLDIIKMKEEAFDHGRKILADYIMFLDADVFLTNPSTLKTLINLNLPVVAPLMKTESLYANFWGGMRENYFYKRTDEYMKIKKYEKVGETKVPLVNAVILIDLNNPKSKYLTHDKVKLISYDINGSGQYNGPFDDMILLAKSADYAGLGMYISNSHNYGYMMAPIEHDSTFYVDKAQLTNVLGMIVNDLGELRVVDSMKDYLPKVRKTKMGLSKIFVINLERRKEKYLKLKKLADIIGLEIERFVAVDGDTLTTDHLFDEGIRLIPEYENMFEKRPMRLGEIGCFLSHYKIWEHIVDYGLDEVLILEDDVVFQHYFTQMTEAALTEVRSLIKDYDLLYLGRSPLGKDGPSIKGSKLLREPGASLTLSGYILTFEGARKLINTEPLKKMIPVDEFVGIMYDKHTNEFYKKYFPKRHLNVYAMDPPIVSVPEKGNNGWISDTENSKEIEDIEKLYVEVESKKKDEL, encoded by the exons atgaaaaaattattgaaatttttgattgtttttgtcACAATCAACTCAATTTATTGTGATAATAGCTtagaaacacagaaaaaagatCCTTCGTTACTGATTGTTACCTTAATTCGGAATAAAGCTCACACTTTGCCTTATTTCTTCAGTTATTTAGAGCATCAGGATTATGCTAAAGATAGAATTTCTCTATG gTTCAAATCAGACCACAACGAAGACGACAGTATTAAAATAACAGAAGCTTGGATCAATTCTACGAGTCATTTGTATCACAACGTCCAATTTTATCAAGAAGGCGCTCCCAGAAGACGTAAAACTGAGAATAATTTGTATCATTGGTCGGATGAGCGGTACTTGgatatcataaaaatgaaagaagaagCTTTCGATCAtggcagaaaaattttagcgGACTATATTatg TTCTTAGATGCTGATGTTTTCCTCACAAACCCTTCAACATTAAAGACTTTGATCAATTTAAACCTTCCTGTAGTCGCTCCCTTGATGAAAACTGAAAGCCTTTACGCTAATTTCTGGGGAGGAATGcgtgaaaattacttttacaaGCGCACTGATGAGTACATGAAGATCAAAAAGTACGAAAAAGTTGGAGAAACGAAGGTGCCATTAGTTAACGCGGTTATTTTGATCGATTTGAACAATCCAAAGAGCAAATATTTAACACACGATaaggtaaaattaatttcttacgaCATAAATGGCAGTGGGCAGTACAACGGACCATTTGACGATATGATTTTGCTCGCCAAATCCGCGGATTATGCTGGATTGGGAATGTACATCTCAAATAGTCACAATTATGGGTACATGATGGCACCAATTGAGCATGACTCGACATTTTACGTCGATAAGGCACAGTTAACGAACGTTTTGGGAATGATAGTTAACGATTTGGGGGAGTTACGAGTTGTCGACAGCATGAAGGATTACTTGCCGAAAGTgagaaa gacaaAAATGGGATTATCAAAGATTTTCGTGATAAATCTCGAACGTcgcaaggaaaaatatttaaaattaaagaaattagcTGACATAATTGGTCTTGAAATTGAACGTTTCGTCGCTGTCGATGGAGATACCTTGACCACAGATCATTTATTCGACGAAGGAATCCGTCTTATCCCGGAATACGAAAACATGTTCGAGAAACGCCCGATGCGATTAGGTGAAATTGGTTGTTTTCTCAGTCATTACAAGATTTGGGAGCATATTGTTGACTACGGGCTCGATGAAGTCCTAATTTTAGAAGATGACGTCGTTTTTCAGCATTATTTCACGCAAATGACCGAAGCAGCGTTGACTGAAGTGCGAAGTTTGATCAAAGATTATGATTTGTTGTATCTCGGAAGAAGTCCGTTAGGCAAAGATGGACCAAGTATCAAAGGATCAAAGTTACTGAGAGAACCGGGAGCATCTCTGACACTTTCGGGATATATTTTAACGTTTGAAGGAgctcgaaaattaatcaaCACTGAACCGTTGAAGAAAATGATTCCAGTGGATGAATTTGTGGGAATTATGTATGACAAGCACACGAATGAGttttataagaaatattttccgaAACGACATTTGAATGTGTATGCGATGGATCCGCCGATTGTGTCGGTGCCAGAAAAGGGAAATAATGGATGGATTTCTGACACGGAAAATTCGAAGGAAAttgaag acattGAAAAACTTTACGTGGAAGTAGAATCTAAGAAGAAGGACGAGCTGTGA
- the LOC134837419 gene encoding uncharacterized protein C16orf52 homolog A has translation MEKLTLISATLFLAADVFAIIALAMPDWIVDVGGETRLGLMWSCFQLYNRPQVCYTPELQIEWLIALICIFVGCICVTTTIILLASSNWDRHVITYARWVGFTAMVLFCFAAVIFPLGFHVDEIGGLPYQLPNSYSVGISYIMFVLALWITVISELFAGKVCLPHF, from the exons atggaaaaattgacGCTAATTAGCGCCACACTCTTCTTAGCTGCTGATGTTTTCGCCATTATTGCTCTGGCAATGCCCGATTGGATAGTTGATGTTGGAG GTGAAACACGTCTCGGACTCATGTGGAGTTGCTTTCAGCTGTATAATCGCCCCCAAGTTTGCTACACGCCCGAATTGCAAATCGAATGGTTGATCGCTCTCATATGTATCTTCGTCGGATGCATTTGTGTCACGACCACAATCATCCTTTTAGCATCCAGCAATTGGGACCGACATGTCATAACGTATGCCCGATGGGTCGGTTTCACGGCAATGGttcttttttgctttgctGCCGTCATTTTCCCACTCGGATTTCACGTCGACGAAATTGGCGGACTACCATATCAACTTCCCAACAGCTACAGCGTCGGAATCTCGTACATAATGTTCGTGCTGGCATTGTGGATTACCGTCATCTCGGAATTATTTGCGGGAAAAGTTTGTCTTCCGcacttttga
- the LOC134837430 gene encoding H/ACA ribonucleoprotein complex subunit 2-like protein: protein MGKVKKEKLDESVVSVKEEPEIKEEDTYEEKVKNVCKIAAPLASKKLTKRIYKLIKKAAKQKSYLRNGLKDVQTRLRKGETGLVIFAGDVTPIDIMCHLPAVCEEKAIPYCFTPSRKDLGVAMGVKRGSVAMLIREHGEYKDLYDELRAEIQTLPTPL, encoded by the exons ATGGGCAAAGTAAAGAAGGAAAAGTTGGACGAAAGTGTCGTCAGCGTGAAAGAAGAGCCGGAAATCAAGGAGGAAGATACGTACGAGGAAAAAGTCAAGAACGTTTGTAAGATTGCCGCACCGCTGGCTTCCAAGAAACTAACCAAGCGTATTTAcaagttgattaaaaaag CTGCCAAACAAAAGTCTTATTTAAGAAATGGCTTGAAAGATGTACAAACTCGTTTGCGAAAAGGCGAAACGGGTCTCGTTATTTTCGCTGGCGACGTGACTCCCATCGATATCATGTGTCACTTGCCGGCTGTGTGCGAGGAAAAAGCCATTCCCTACTGCTTTACGCCCAGTCGAAAGGATCTCGGAGTCGCTATGGGGGTCAAACGTGGTTCCGTGGCAATGCTGATCCGTGAACATGGCGAGTACAAAGATCTGTATGACGAGCTGCGAGCGGAAATTCAAACGTTGCCAACGCCTTTGTAA
- the LOC134836837 gene encoding glycosyltransferase 25 family member, giving the protein MRVAFLVFLSAICVSGYNVDKKESTVLIAILIRNKAHILPYFFSYLESLDYPKDRISLWIRSDHNEDNSLQIIDAWLNTTRDLYHSVDYQFSVQPKRRASENSFHDWSNERFNDVIRLKEEALYKAKVMWADYIFFLDADVILTEPSTLRYLTSLKLPIVGPLLQSESLYSNFWGGMTPKYYYVRTEEYTEIMKYEKMGEFVVPMIHSAVLLDMRLAKIDSLTFNKPNLNKMLANSNQEYTGPNDDIITFAVSANLSHVPMYISNKKQFGHITVPLEGDETMAKDKEKLTDVLLSIVNELGDISIVSSMREFIEFPKKDRLEFSKIFMVNLVRRDERRKKMEKNFDLLGLEVEHFAAIDGKQMNEEWIKQQGIEFMPGFVDPYHDRPMTYGEIGCFMSHYLIWKKMVEEKLELVLILEDDVKFEPYFRTRVTNILAQARKSGKTFDLLYFGRKALSHKDERYIPGTTNLVEVGYSYWTLGYVLTLKGAQKLLAQEPQKKMVPVDEYLPIMFNHHPKERYKSQFNPRDLVAWSTAPLLLFPTHYTGDEGYISDTEQSLTIKVTNAKSDENANNLEPAVISDSKSIFSHQELNAEHQRTEL; this is encoded by the exons atgcGAGTTGcgtttttggtatttttatcAGCCATATGTGTTTCCGGTTACAATGTCGACAAGAAAGAGTCGACTGTTCTAATTGCCATTTTGATTAGAAACAAAGCGCATATCTTGCCATATTTCTTTTCCTATCTCGAGAGCTTAGACTATCCCAAGGATCGGATTTCGCTATG gattcGATCAGATCACAACGAAGATAATTCCCTGCAAATCATCGATGCTTGGTTGAACACAACTCGGGACTTGTATCACTCCGTCGACTACCAATTTAGCGTGCAACCGAAGCGCCGAGCGTCGGAAAATTCGTTCCACGATTGGTCAAATGAACGATTCAACGATGTGATAAGACTGAAAGAGGAAGCACTATACAAGGCAAAGGTCATGTGGGCCGATTACATATtt ttCCTCGATGCTGATGTAATTCTAACCGAACCGAGCACTTTGAGGTACTTGACGTCGCTGAAATTGCCGATTGTGGGTCCGTTGTTGCAGTCAGAGTCGTTGTACAGCAACTTCTGGGGCGGAATGACGCCAAAATATTACTACGTTCGCACGGAAGAGTACACGGAAATTATGAAATACGAGAAAATGGGAGAGTTTGT TGTTCCAATGATCCATTCTGCGGTTTTGCTGGATATGAGACTTGCGAAAATCGATTCTCTCACTTTTAATAAGccgaatttgaataaaatgctCGCAAATTCGAATCAGGAGTACACAGGACCCAACGATGACATCATCACTTTTGCTGTTTCTGCCAATTTATCGCATGTTCCGATGTATATTTCGAATAAGAAGCAATTTGGGCATATCACGGTGCCACTCGAGGGTGACGAGACCATGGCAAAAGATAAGGAAAAGTTGACTGATGTCTTGTTATCGATTGTGAACGAATTGGGAGACATTAGCATAGTTTCCAGCATGCGCGAGTTTATTGAGTTCCCAAAAAAAGATCGTCTCgagttctcaaaaattttcatggtgAATTTGGTGCGTCGGGATGAACGTCGTAAAAAGATGGAAAAGAATTTCGATCTGCTTGGATTGGAAGTTGAGCATTTTGCGGCAATTGATGGCAAACAAATGAACGAAGAATGGATCAAACAGCAGGGAATCGAATTTATGCCGGGATTTGTTGATCCGTATCACGATCGCCCCATGACTTATGGCGAAATTGGATGTTTCATGAGCCATTATTTGATTTGGAAGAAAATGGTGGAAGAAAAACTCGAGTTAGTGTTGATTTTAGAAGATGACGTCAAGTTTGAACCTTATTTTAGAACGCGTGTCACAAATATTTTAGCTCAAGCAAGAAAATCCGgcaaaacttttgatttaCTTTATTTCGGTAGAAAAGCTTTGAGTCACAAAGATGAACGTTACATACCTGGCACAACGAATTTAGTCGAAGTTGGGTACAGTTACTGGACTTTGGGATACGTTTTGACTCTGAAAGGTGCGCAAAAGCTCTTGGCACAAGAACCGCAAAAGAAAATGGTGCCCGTTGACGAATATCTTCCAATAATGTTCAATCATCATCCCAAAGAACGTTACAAGTCGCAATTCAACCCACGAGACTTGGTAGCTTGGAGTACGGCGCCGCTGCTTCTCTTCCCGACACATTACACTGGAGACGAGGGATACATCTCCGACACGGAACAATCATTGACAATCAAAGTCACGAATGCAAAATCCGATGAAAACGCGAACAATCTGGAGCCCGCCGTCATTTCGGATTCCAAATCTATTTTTTCGCATCAAGAACTGAATGCTGAACACCAAAGAACTGAACTGTGA